The following proteins come from a genomic window of bacterium:
- a CDS encoding UvrB/UvrC motif-containing protein — protein MLCDACHKFEATIHYTEIVGGKVIKLNLCEECFKKKELVNTPFNISELLAGLTQIGKDVSENTAKCGNCGMTFLDFKKKGKLGCSECYSVFRMQLLPLLKTIHKSPHHIGFIDQSDLYIDEKNDKVRLEALKKKLSEAVKSEEFEEAALIRDRIKELRKKIETKDGN, from the coding sequence ATGCTTTGCGATGCATGTCATAAGTTTGAAGCTACCATACATTATACCGAGATCGTCGGAGGCAAGGTAATCAAGCTGAATTTATGTGAAGAGTGTTTTAAGAAGAAAGAACTTGTTAATACGCCTTTTAACATCTCCGAACTCCTTGCCGGCTTAACCCAGATAGGGAAAGATGTTTCTGAAAACACGGCGAAGTGCGGGAATTGCGGTATGACTTTTCTGGATTTCAAAAAGAAAGGCAAGTTAGGATGTTCAGAGTGTTACTCTGTTTTCAGGATGCAGCTGCTGCCTTTATTGAAAACGATTCATAAAAGCCCGCATCATATCGGGTTTATAGACCAGTCTGATTTATATATTGATGAGAAAAATGATAAAGTCCGTTTGGAAGCTTTGAAAAAAAAATTGTCAGAGGCCGTTAAGTCCGAGGAATTTGAAGAGGCGGCGTTAATTAGGGATCGGATCAAGGAATTAAGAAAGAAAATTGAAACGAAAGATGGAAATTGA
- the ilvE gene encoding branched-chain-amino-acid transaminase: MSKDKSAIYINGKFYSRSNAGISVFDHGLLYGDGVFEGIRVYNGRIFKLKEHIDRLYESANTLMLKIPISKNQMIGDVIKTVGKNNLCTYIRLVITRGIGTLGLNPFLCPRPSIIIIADKIQLYPASFYKKGLKVITVPTQRNRPEALNPRVKSLNYLNNIMAKIEAVNSGFHEAIMLNSYGFVSECTGDNIFVVRNGVLLTPSLYMGALEGVTRNTVIELAREDNIEVKQIVMSRHDIFNADECFLTGTAAEIVPVVECDKRIIGNGKPGSVTRKFIRLYKNLTNTTGVHI; encoded by the coding sequence ATGTCAAAAGATAAGTCCGCAATATATATAAACGGCAAGTTTTACAGCAGGAGTAATGCAGGAATATCCGTTTTTGACCATGGATTGCTCTATGGGGACGGAGTTTTTGAAGGAATACGTGTTTATAACGGCAGGATTTTTAAGCTTAAAGAGCATATCGACAGGCTTTATGAGTCCGCTAACACGTTAATGCTTAAGATACCCATAAGCAAAAACCAGATGATCGGCGATGTCATCAAGACCGTCGGAAAGAATAACTTATGCACTTATATCCGCCTTGTTATAACCAGAGGCATCGGGACACTCGGGTTAAACCCGTTCCTTTGCCCAAGACCCAGTATAATTATCATTGCCGATAAAATCCAGCTGTATCCGGCGTCTTTCTACAAAAAGGGGTTAAAAGTTATTACCGTTCCTACTCAGAGAAACCGTCCCGAAGCGTTGAATCCCAGAGTAAAGTCGCTCAATTATCTTAACAATATTATGGCTAAAATCGAAGCTGTCAACTCCGGCTTTCATGAAGCCATTATGCTTAATTCATACGGTTTCGTTTCGGAGTGCACAGGAGACAACATTTTTGTAGTCAGAAACGGCGTTCTTTTAACCCCTTCGCTTTACATGGGAGCTCTGGAAGGAGTTACCAGGAACACGGTTATTGAGCTTGCGAGAGAGGATAATATCGAAGTTAAGCAAATTGTCATGTCCAGGCATGATATTTTCAATGCGGATGAATGTTTCCTTACCGGGACCGCCGCCGAGATCGTCCCTGTTGTTGAATGCGATAAAAGGATTATCGGAAATGGAAAGCCCGGTTCCGTTACAAGAAAGTTTATAAGGCTTTATAAAAATCTGACTAACACAACCGGAGTCCATATATAA
- a CDS encoding ABC transporter ATP-binding protein, with the protein MNNILIARNIEKSYKPGGKLLRVLDNVSLEVPKGEILFIVGPSGAGKSTLLHIIAGIDTPDKGDVVINGLDYRKLGGRKRSKLINSEIGFIFQFFYLLSEFTAVENVMLPALIRGENRKKSREKALTLLKNLGLEKRAFHKPFQLSGGEQQRVAIARALVNEPGIVFADEPTGNLDKETGGEIISIIRKLTFESRKTFVIATHDYNLVSEGDNIVKLIDGRVVK; encoded by the coding sequence ATGAATAATATCCTGATTGCAAGGAACATCGAAAAATCTTATAAGCCCGGCGGTAAATTATTAAGGGTCCTGGATAATGTAAGTTTGGAAGTTCCAAAAGGGGAAATACTTTTTATAGTAGGTCCTTCAGGGGCGGGAAAAAGCACATTGCTTCATATAATCGCCGGTATAGATACCCCCGACAAAGGGGATGTAGTAATTAACGGCCTGGATTATCGAAAACTGGGAGGCAGAAAGAGGTCAAAGTTAATAAATTCGGAAATCGGGTTTATATTTCAGTTTTTTTATCTCTTATCCGAGTTCACGGCTGTGGAAAATGTTATGCTGCCGGCCTTGATACGCGGTGAAAACAGGAAAAAATCGCGCGAAAAAGCGTTAACCCTGCTGAAAAATCTGGGTCTTGAAAAAAGAGCTTTTCATAAGCCTTTTCAATTATCGGGCGGCGAACAGCAGAGAGTTGCAATCGCCAGGGCGCTGGTGAATGAGCCCGGCATAGTATTTGCCGATGAACCGACCGGTAACCTTGATAAAGAAACAGGAGGGGAAATAATATCTATAATCAGAAAGTTGACCTTCGAGAGCAGGAAGACATTCGTTATTGCCACACATGACTATAATCTTGTTTCAGAAGGGGATAATATTGTAAAATTAATTGATGGCAGGGTGGTAAAGTAG
- a CDS encoding lipoprotein-releasing ABC transporter permease subunit, producing the protein MKLIPLWLACKYLTTRRKEKFISVITFFSVSGVALSVMVLMVVISIMSGFEKDLKQKIIGVNAHITIENDGILDLCAGIIAETEKNPSVTGAAPFVQGQILIAIDNSITGVLVRGIDFEKEKKISSLPDFIKDRDVNWEQDSILIGSEFSNKFQIFKGDSIEIVLPIENFQSALNGMSNRMEFKVAGVFETGMYEYDANMVYIPLEASQEIYGLGEGVHGINVKVEDISKANKIKWELNGILKERGLTARSWMDRNKRLFSALKTEKNVMFILLAMAIAVAATNIISTLIMMVMEKTKDIGILKSLGLYKTDILSIFLYEGFIIGLTGTSIGVFFGWLFLKYLDFIQIFVEKITGFEVFPQEIYYFEKIPRYIDVHDVFAIAVSAIIISVFAAFYPSYRAAELDAVEALRYE; encoded by the coding sequence ATGAAATTGATTCCCTTGTGGCTTGCCTGTAAGTATTTAACGACCAGGAGGAAAGAAAAATTTATTTCCGTTATCACCTTTTTTTCGGTAAGCGGGGTCGCTCTTTCCGTTATGGTTTTGATGGTTGTTATTTCCATAATGTCCGGTTTTGAAAAAGATTTAAAACAGAAGATCATAGGGGTAAATGCCCATATCACCATAGAAAATGACGGTATCCTTGATTTATGCGCCGGAATCATTGCCGAGACCGAAAAAAACCCGTCGGTTACGGGCGCGGCTCCTTTTGTGCAGGGCCAGATTCTTATTGCAATCGATAATTCGATAACAGGGGTACTGGTAAGAGGCATTGATTTCGAAAAGGAAAAAAAAATCTCAAGTCTGCCGGATTTCATAAAAGACCGGGATGTCAATTGGGAACAGGACAGTATTCTTATAGGCAGTGAGTTTTCAAATAAATTCCAGATTTTCAAAGGAGACAGTATCGAAATAGTTCTTCCGATTGAGAATTTCCAGTCCGCGCTTAACGGGATGTCAAACAGGATGGAATTTAAAGTGGCGGGTGTTTTTGAAACCGGAATGTATGAGTATGACGCGAATATGGTTTATATTCCGCTTGAAGCTTCTCAGGAAATTTACGGCCTTGGGGAAGGGGTGCACGGCATAAACGTTAAAGTAGAAGATATTTCGAAAGCGAATAAAATCAAATGGGAATTGAACGGGATTTTAAAAGAGCGGGGATTAACGGCGAGGAGCTGGATGGACAGAAACAAAAGGTTGTTTTCCGCGTTGAAAACCGAGAAAAACGTTATGTTTATTCTCCTTGCCATGGCGATTGCCGTCGCGGCGACGAATATAATAAGCACTTTGATTATGATGGTTATGGAAAAAACCAAAGATATAGGCATATTAAAATCCCTGGGACTTTATAAAACAGATATATTGAGTATATTCCTTTACGAAGGCTTTATTATAGGCCTTACAGGCACTTCCATAGGAGTATTTTTCGGCTGGTTATTTTTGAAATACCTGGATTTCATACAGATATTTGTTGAAAAAATTACGGGGTTCGAAGTTTTTCCCCAGGAAATATATTACTTTGAGAAGATACCGCGCTATATTGACGTTCACGATGTATTTGCTATTGCCGTGTCGGCAATAATCATATCGGTTTTTGCGGCGTTCTATCCCTCATACAGAGCCGCTGAATTGGATGCTGTTGAGGCTTTGCGATATGAATAA
- the lysS gene encoding lysine--tRNA ligase — MEKDIKQSEQSELRKKTRKELLDSGVFPYGRAFERSPIREYLGENFVENKKARVAGRIRAKRGHGKTLFADLYDRSGKAQIYIRKDSVPDKVFNIAEKTDIGDIIGVEGKLFKTKTGEVTILAESVEMLAKALHPLPEKWHGLKDIETRYRQRYLDLMVNSEVKDIFIKRSAIIKSLRDYLDSRGFIEVETPMMQNMAGGATAKPFKTHHNALGIDLYLRIAPELFLKRLLVGGFEKVYEINRNFRNEGISRRHNPEFTMLEVYEAYSDFSGMMELAEELIVDVHKKVNGNNTVKYNDTEIILDKPWKRISLIESVKNETGIDFLSEKDFAGKADGLGVKIEAGMSKWEVINKVFEHAVEPKLIQPTFIVDYPSEMCPLSKVKKDNPEIAERFELFIAGQELANAYSELNDPVEQEARFLDQAKGDRLKVDIDYVKSLEYGMPPAGGLGIGIDRLIMVLTSKESIRDVILFPQLKPEA, encoded by the coding sequence ATGGAAAAAGATATCAAACAAAGCGAACAGAGCGAATTAAGGAAAAAGACAAGGAAAGAACTTCTTGATTCCGGTGTTTTCCCTTATGGAAGAGCCTTTGAGCGTTCTCCGATCAGGGAATATCTGGGCGAAAATTTTGTTGAAAATAAAAAAGCCAGGGTAGCAGGGAGAATCAGGGCAAAAAGAGGGCACGGTAAAACACTGTTTGCAGATCTTTATGACCGGTCGGGAAAAGCCCAGATTTATATAAGAAAGGATTCAGTTCCGGATAAAGTGTTTAACATAGCCGAAAAGACGGATATAGGAGACATTATAGGGGTTGAGGGAAAACTTTTTAAAACTAAAACGGGAGAAGTGACAATATTGGCTGAAAGCGTGGAAATGCTGGCAAAGGCGCTTCATCCGCTGCCTGAAAAATGGCATGGCTTGAAGGATATTGAAACAAGGTACAGGCAGAGATACCTGGATTTAATGGTGAACAGCGAGGTAAAGGATATATTTATCAAAAGGTCCGCCATTATAAAATCACTAAGGGATTATCTCGATTCGCGCGGATTTATTGAAGTTGAAACACCTATGATGCAAAATATGGCGGGCGGAGCCACAGCCAAACCGTTTAAAACGCATCATAACGCGTTGGGTATCGACCTTTATCTCAGAATAGCGCCGGAACTGTTTCTGAAAAGGCTTCTTGTCGGAGGGTTCGAGAAAGTTTATGAGATCAACAGAAATTTCAGAAACGAGGGTATTTCACGCAGGCACAATCCCGAATTTACCATGCTTGAAGTTTATGAGGCTTATTCGGATTTTTCCGGTATGATGGAACTTGCGGAAGAACTTATTGTCGATGTCCATAAAAAAGTTAACGGGAATAATACAGTTAAATATAATGATACTGAAATTATCCTGGATAAGCCGTGGAAAAGAATATCATTGATAGAGTCTGTTAAAAATGAAACAGGCATTGATTTTTTAAGCGAGAAGGATTTTGCCGGGAAAGCGGATGGTTTGGGGGTTAAGATTGAGGCGGGGATGTCGAAATGGGAAGTTATAAACAAAGTTTTTGAACACGCAGTGGAGCCAAAGCTTATACAACCGACTTTTATCGTTGATTATCCTTCGGAAATGTGTCCTCTTTCAAAAGTGAAGAAGGATAACCCCGAGATAGCCGAGAGGTTTGAGCTTTTTATTGCCGGGCAGGAATTGGCAAATGCATACTCTGAGTTAAATGACCCTGTGGAGCAGGAAGCAAGATTCCTTGACCAGGCGAAAGGGGATAGGCTTAAGGTTGATATCGATTATGTAAAGTCGCTTGAATACGGAATGCCCCCGGCCGGCGGTCTCGGTATCGGTATTGACCGGCTTATCATGGTTCTTACTTCAAAAGAATCTATCAGAGACGTAATTTTATTTCCTCAACTGAAACCCGAAGCATAA
- the mazG gene encoding nucleoside triphosphate pyrophosphohydrolase translates to MESNFKKLIQLTARLRAPDGCPWDIEQDYSTLQSCLIEEIYELIEAINENDRHKMKEELADVLFLVIFLSRIGEEKGHFDINDVLKQGIDKMVSRHPHVFGKIKVKNSEEALRQWENIKSKEKSNHKRLSALDGIPKGLPALQKAEKIQKKASKAGFDWTQSGEVLKKLEEELDELKIEIFAKKKNFERISDELGDLIFTMVNLARFLKVDSEYSLHKSIKKFDGRFRKMEKMIKNKGKDISKLTVKELDSCWEKSKK, encoded by the coding sequence ATGGAGTCCAATTTCAAAAAACTGATACAATTAACGGCCCGGCTCAGGGCTCCGGACGGCTGCCCGTGGGACATAGAGCAGGATTATTCAACTCTTCAAAGCTGTTTAATAGAAGAAATCTACGAATTGATAGAAGCCATCAACGAGAATGACCGGCATAAGATGAAGGAAGAACTTGCGGATGTCCTGTTTCTCGTCATTTTCCTGTCCCGTATAGGTGAAGAGAAAGGCCATTTTGATATAAATGACGTGCTCAAACAGGGTATCGACAAAATGGTATCGAGACATCCCCATGTTTTCGGAAAAATCAAAGTAAAAAACAGCGAAGAAGCCCTGCGCCAATGGGAAAATATTAAAAGCAAAGAAAAATCAAACCATAAAAGATTATCCGCTTTAGACGGAATACCTAAGGGTCTGCCGGCGCTTCAGAAAGCGGAAAAGATCCAGAAAAAAGCTTCCAAAGCCGGATTTGACTGGACTCAATCCGGGGAAGTTTTAAAAAAACTGGAAGAAGAATTAGATGAACTGAAAATCGAAATCTTCGCAAAAAAGAAAAATTTTGAAAGGATTTCAGATGAATTGGGCGATTTGATTTTCACGATGGTAAACCTTGCCAGGTTCCTGAAAGTGGACTCTGAATATTCCCTCCACAAATCAATAAAAAAATTCGACGGGAGATTCAGAAAAATGGAAAAGATGATTAAAAATAAAGGAAAAGACATCTCAAAACTGACTGTAAAAGAACTCGACAGCTGCTGGGAAAAATCCAAAAAATAA
- a CDS encoding cell division FtsZ family protein, whose translation MLRFDFQQNEKKLVFKLFGLGDGGINALDTFINKGIEGMELIAVNTEPVSLEKSAAHRKIEIGGSAVKGHGTGGNISVGKKAAENAYKEFFEASHNADVVFVTAGLGGGTGSGAINVVARAAKEAGSLVVCLVTKPFNFEGKGRLQQAAESVRELKDIADSLIIIPNDRLLDIMTEDTSFVDAFKATNEVICEVVNALYAMVTKPSLIKIDFADVKAVLEDGGECMLGFGDATGKDKAIRAVEMALVSPLMDRTRLMNSKNILISMIGGRDIGLFEVSDSLKSIQPITSMESNAVLGVTVDEDFNDRVHVTVLASGSISEEKRDPAFELLPDLEDTKEEQPALIHVAPRGKFDKTEPSIIDGIDLDVPTFLRKSKRDWYTKIMGRKN comes from the coding sequence TTGCTAAGATTCGATTTTCAGCAAAATGAGAAAAAACTGGTCTTTAAGCTTTTCGGCCTGGGCGACGGAGGTATCAATGCGCTGGATACCTTCATCAACAAAGGGATAGAGGGAATGGAATTAATAGCGGTAAACACTGAGCCGGTCTCTCTCGAAAAGTCCGCGGCGCACAGAAAAATCGAAATAGGCGGATCCGCCGTGAAAGGTCATGGAACCGGCGGGAATATCAGTGTCGGTAAAAAAGCCGCTGAAAATGCGTATAAAGAATTTTTCGAAGCGAGCCATAATGCTGATGTTGTTTTTGTGACCGCGGGTTTGGGGGGCGGCACAGGTTCGGGCGCCATAAATGTTGTGGCCAGGGCAGCCAAGGAAGCCGGCAGCCTTGTGGTGTGCCTTGTTACAAAACCTTTTAATTTTGAAGGTAAGGGGAGGTTGCAGCAGGCTGCCGAAAGTGTCAGGGAGTTAAAAGATATTGCCGATTCCCTGATAATTATTCCAAACGACAGATTACTTGATATTATGACTGAAGACACCTCTTTTGTTGACGCGTTCAAGGCTACCAATGAAGTTATATGCGAAGTTGTTAACGCTTTGTATGCCATGGTTACCAAACCAAGCCTGATTAAAATTGATTTTGCGGATGTTAAAGCTGTTCTTGAAGACGGAGGGGAATGTATGCTTGGATTTGGGGATGCTACGGGCAAGGATAAAGCGATCAGAGCCGTTGAAATGGCTCTCGTAAGCCCCCTGATGGACAGGACCAGGCTTATGAATTCGAAGAATATCCTTATCAGTATGATAGGGGGCAGGGACATAGGCTTGTTTGAGGTTAGCGATTCACTCAAGTCGATCCAGCCGATTACCAGCATGGAATCAAATGCTGTTCTGGGAGTTACTGTAGACGAAGATTTTAATGACCGTGTGCATGTTACTGTCCTTGCCAGCGGAAGTATTTCTGAAGAGAAAAGAGATCCTGCGTTTGAATTGCTCCCGGATTTGGAAGACACGAAAGAAGAACAGCCGGCATTGATACATGTGGCGCCGAGAGGCAAGTTTGATAAAACGGAGCCGTCAATAATAGACGGTATAGATCTTGACGTGCCGACTTTCCTCAGAAAATCAAAGCGCGATTGGTACACAAAGATTATGGGGAGGAAAAATTAG
- the ftsA gene encoding cell division protein FtsA: MFLRKNNEDIIAGLDIGTSKICAVVAEKRDDGEVKIIGSGVKPSHGIRKGIVVNVESTIESIIDAVNDAEKMSKTDINSVYITITGAHIKSSGARGSIIISNKDNIINDDDIRSVIDKACNISLPDDMEVIHSLPQEYVVDGQDGIKNPKGMIGTQLDVDVHLISGSVASERNIIKTVTSSGFDVEGVVVQSLASSIAVLKREERDSGVLLIDMGGGTTDFIVFVDGLVRQSEVFAVGGDHITNDISIGLKVSIPIAEKIKKKYGCGLTSMVAKDEEFIIEGALSTDKIRIPRRKLVEIMQMRIEEIISIIAKHIDNYEGLLSAGIVLTGGCCNIPGFEQLVKSKMDIPVRIGKPLDIYGQVEVLDAPEFAASIGLVKFGLLYGGEGSYYSFSPKSIFKKFSSYFGSIFRKKG, encoded by the coding sequence ATGTTTCTAAGGAAAAATAATGAAGATATAATCGCGGGACTGGATATAGGGACAAGTAAAATATGCGCCGTTGTCGCCGAAAAAAGAGATGATGGCGAGGTAAAAATAATAGGTTCGGGCGTTAAGCCTTCGCATGGCATCAGGAAAGGAATCGTTGTAAATGTAGAGAGCACGATTGAATCAATAATTGATGCGGTGAATGATGCGGAAAAAATGTCGAAGACGGATATTAATTCTGTTTATATAACAATAACCGGAGCGCACATTAAAAGCAGCGGCGCAAGGGGCTCGATAATAATCTCCAATAAAGATAATATAATTAATGATGACGATATAAGGTCGGTTATAGATAAAGCGTGTAATATATCGCTGCCGGATGATATGGAAGTTATTCATTCTCTTCCGCAGGAATATGTTGTAGACGGCCAGGACGGGATAAAGAATCCGAAAGGTATGATAGGCACCCAATTAGACGTTGATGTCCATCTTATTTCCGGTTCCGTTGCTTCAGAAAGGAATATCATCAAGACCGTAACAAGTTCCGGTTTTGATGTTGAGGGTGTAGTTGTCCAGTCTTTGGCATCCAGTATTGCCGTTTTAAAGAGAGAAGAAAGGGATTCGGGGGTTCTATTGATTGATATGGGCGGCGGGACAACGGATTTTATTGTTTTTGTCGATGGTTTGGTAAGGCAGTCGGAAGTATTTGCGGTGGGAGGAGACCATATCACAAATGATATTTCCATAGGGTTGAAAGTGTCGATTCCCATAGCGGAAAAAATAAAAAAGAAATACGGCTGCGGGCTGACTTCTATGGTCGCAAAAGATGAGGAGTTTATTATTGAGGGGGCTTTAAGCACCGATAAAATACGGATACCGAGGAGAAAACTTGTGGAAATTATGCAAATGAGAATTGAAGAAATCATTTCCATAATAGCAAAGCATATAGATAATTACGAAGGATTATTAAGCGCCGGTATAGTGCTTACGGGCGGGTGCTGTAATATACCAGGGTTTGAACAGCTCGTTAAATCAAAAATGGACATTCCTGTGAGAATAGGCAAACCTCTTGATATTTACGGCCAGGTTGAAGTTTTGGACGCGCCTGAATTTGCGGCGAGCATAGGTTTGGTTAAATTCGGCCTGCTTTATGGAGGAGAGGGGTCTTATTATTCTTTTTCTCCGAAAAGCATTTTTAAAAAATTCTCTTCATATTTTGGAAGCATTTTCAGAAAGAAAGGTTAA
- a CDS encoding FtsQ-type POTRA domain-containing protein: protein MFGRKNRNYKILDIQSGGRKKLGRTLASNVKGPAPFLIVIPLVMFVITGIALFFKTYIRSETYFNIRKVVISNNHFYSKKDIIGAADIGNGQNIFSVGLHDISGNIELLPNIAAARVTRRIPDTIFVKVYEREAVAQVESGRFYLVDEEGIVLEPVYNIKKEDLPVIKGYEVTGLAPGSKITDPQIKLALKLIAYTLDIMVRAYVNPRDVDISDDTEVRMIINQGAVARFQKKDFDQNMERLVNRLVKIVQDSIQKNKTVESIDMRFDRVPVKFKEKGV, encoded by the coding sequence ATGTTCGGCAGAAAAAACAGAAATTATAAAATCCTGGATATCCAGTCAGGCGGCAGGAAAAAACTCGGGCGGACGCTCGCGTCTAATGTAAAAGGGCCGGCGCCTTTTCTTATAGTCATACCTCTGGTCATGTTTGTCATCACAGGTATCGCGTTGTTTTTTAAAACATACATTCGTTCGGAAACCTATTTCAATATAAGAAAAGTTGTTATTTCAAACAATCATTTCTACAGCAAGAAAGATATTATCGGCGCCGCGGATATAGGTAACGGGCAGAATATTTTTTCGGTCGGACTGCATGATATATCCGGCAATATAGAATTGCTTCCTAATATCGCCGCCGCCCGCGTTACCAGGCGCATACCCGATACTATATTCGTAAAGGTCTATGAACGCGAAGCGGTTGCGCAGGTGGAATCCGGAAGATTTTATCTTGTTGATGAAGAGGGGATTGTCCTTGAACCTGTGTATAATATAAAAAAAGAGGATCTTCCCGTTATAAAAGGTTATGAAGTCACGGGACTGGCCCCTGGCAGTAAAATCACCGACCCCCAGATAAAGCTTGCCCTTAAACTTATTGCTTACACTCTGGATATTATGGTGAGGGCTTATGTAAATCCCCGGGATGTGGATATTTCAGATGATACGGAAGTAAGAATGATCATAAACCAGGGCGCAGTCGCGAGATTTCAAAAAAAGGACTTCGACCAGAATATGGAGAGGCTGGTCAATCGGCTGGTTAAAATCGTGCAGGATTCAATTCAAAAAAATAAAACGGTTGAATCTATAGACATGAGATTCGACCGTGTTCCTGTTAAATTTAAAGAAAAGGGTGTTTAG
- a CDS encoding D-alanine--D-alanine ligase, translating into MRNKIKKVAVIMGGSSSEREVSIKSGRAIVEGLKISGYEAEEVLLKTENENEVMECMDRTGPDIVFIALHGKFGEDGKVQRLLEEAGMPYTGSGVFSSNVSLDKIKSKKYFIQEGIRTPEFEIIDRDSPSRAIKLKFPVVIKPPLEGSSIGVTIANTKKDYVSGIKNAFRFENEGYVLVEEFIEGKELTVGILDEEPLPVINIVPKSGTYDYKSKYSKGMTEYIVPAKIPSKCMREAQQLGLKTFNALRCYGFARIDMILGEDKLCYVLEVNTIPGFTETSLLPKAAKSRGIDFNDLCERILLSGFERFLKLRTARENAVGF; encoded by the coding sequence ATGCGCAATAAGATAAAAAAAGTCGCGGTTATTATGGGAGGCTCTTCGTCGGAGAGAGAAGTTTCCATTAAATCGGGCAGGGCGATTGTCGAAGGACTTAAAATTTCAGGATACGAAGCTGAAGAGGTGTTGCTGAAGACTGAAAATGAAAATGAAGTCATGGAATGTATGGACAGGACCGGGCCTGATATAGTTTTTATAGCTCTGCACGGCAAATTCGGGGAGGACGGCAAAGTCCAGAGACTGCTCGAGGAGGCAGGAATGCCCTATACGGGCTCAGGTGTTTTTTCAAGTAATGTCTCCCTTGATAAAATAAAATCGAAAAAATATTTTATACAGGAAGGTATAAGAACCCCTGAATTTGAAATTATAGATCGCGATAGCCCATCCAGGGCTATAAAGCTGAAATTCCCTGTTGTAATCAAGCCGCCGCTCGAAGGTTCGAGTATCGGCGTGACAATCGCTAATACAAAAAAAGATTATGTGAGCGGTATTAAAAATGCTTTCAGATTTGAAAATGAGGGGTATGTTCTTGTAGAAGAATTTATTGAGGGGAAAGAACTTACGGTAGGTATCCTGGATGAAGAACCTCTTCCGGTAATAAATATCGTTCCCAAAAGCGGAACGTACGATTACAAGTCTAAATATTCAAAAGGCATGACCGAATATATTGTTCCGGCGAAAATACCGTCCAAATGTATGAGGGAAGCCCAGCAGCTGGGCCTGAAGACGTTTAATGCGCTCAGATGCTACGGTTTTGCGAGGATAGACATGATTCTGGGCGAGGATAAGCTATGTTATGTCCTTGAGGTTAATACCATCCCCGGTTTTACAGAAACGAGCCTGCTGCCTAAAGCCGCAAAAAGCAGGGGAATTGATTTTAACGATTTGTGCGAAAGAATATTGCTGTCGGGATTTGAAAGATTTTTAAAATTGCGGACTGCCAGAGAAAATGCTGTTGGATTTTAA
- the murB gene encoding UDP-N-acetylmuramate dehydrogenase produces the protein MNTNLRTILQRQFLDDVYFDESLCNHTSFKVGGPADIFFKPGSAGQLLTFMDIINDEKIKYFVIGNGTNLLFADNGFRGAVIQLSKPAFRTLEIEADSVICGSGVGMTELAYKTAEMGLSGCEYMAGLPGSVGGAIITNAGAFGQDIGNIVEKVESIDVTGKKTIFGAGDITFSYRKCSLSQFNTVVTRVFLRLLKEERESVEKRIKEFLSNRDKSYINTANAGSVFKNPANVSAWKLIDGAGLRNVRIGGARVSDKHANVIINEGNATSRDIKNLIEIMQIKVFEQFGIGLETEIKIIPEVLDAQ, from the coding sequence ATGAACACAAATCTCAGAACAATCTTACAGAGACAGTTTTTGGATGATGTATATTTTGATGAATCTTTATGCAACCATACATCATTCAAAGTCGGAGGGCCCGCCGATATTTTCTTCAAACCCGGTTCTGCCGGACAACTGTTAACTTTCATGGATATCATTAATGATGAAAAAATCAAGTATTTTGTGATAGGCAACGGGACGAATCTTCTTTTTGCCGATAATGGTTTCAGAGGCGCCGTGATTCAGCTTTCAAAACCCGCTTTCAGGACACTGGAGATTGAAGCCGACTCCGTAATCTGCGGTTCGGGAGTGGGTATGACCGAATTGGCGTATAAAACGGCCGAAATGGGCCTTTCCGGATGTGAATATATGGCCGGCCTGCCCGGGTCCGTCGGCGGCGCCATTATTACAAATGCAGGCGCTTTCGGGCAGGATATCGGGAATATTGTTGAAAAAGTTGAATCAATAGATGTAACGGGAAAGAAAACAATTTTTGGGGCAGGCGATATCACCTTTAGTTATAGAAAATGCAGCCTTTCGCAATTTAATACAGTTGTCACCAGGGTTTTTCTCCGGCTGTTAAAGGAAGAACGTGAATCCGTGGAAAAAAGAATAAAAGAGTTTTTAAGCAACAGGGATAAATCTTATATAAATACGGCTAACGCCGGCAGTGTTTTTAAAAACCCCGCTAATGTATCCGCGTGGAAACTGATAGACGGGGCAGGCCTCAGAAACGTCAGGATCGGCGGCGCAAGGGTTTCCGATAAACATGCCAATGTTATTATTAACGAGGGAAATGCGACTTCAAGAGATATAAAAAATCTGATAGAAATAATGCAGATTAAGGTTTTTGAACAGTTCGGCATAGGATTGGAAACAGAGATAAAAATTATACCAGAGGTGCTGGATGCGCAATAA